The Wigglesworthia glossinidia endosymbiont of Glossina morsitans morsitans (Yale colony) genome has a window encoding:
- a CDS encoding 3-deoxy-D-manno-octulosonic acid transferase, whose amino-acid sequence MINKILYAIYNTITYFLQPILLLRLLIRGLIDSNYFKNWKERYGFLKFSIFEKCILIHCVSLGEVNSIIPLIKIIKKKHINVPILLTTTTLTGLNQAKKQLLNSVYYAYLPYDLLSVIKRFFKHINPKLVILVEREIWPNLIKALYLKNIPIVLANARLSERSFKKYKKIKIFITNILNYINIIASHSYEDGRRFLDLGINKKNLKIIGNIKFDINYTFNLRKKTYINFIRQNCCVWIAASTHPGEEKIVLKLHKNLLKKFPNLILILAPRHPERFKKVSRIIKKFKLNFITYKNRNNITPSTNVILYNEIGKLVHFYKISDIAFIGGSLLNYGGHNPIEAAINKVPIITGPFVRNFYDINTKLKQSNALIMANNYDELIVWMKILLFNKDLRLAYGLRAFKTCYKYRGASNNLFHLIQPFLRNN is encoded by the coding sequence ATGATTAATAAAATATTATACGCAATATATAATACTATAACATATTTTTTACAACCCATCTTACTATTAAGACTGCTAATTCGTGGATTAATAGATAGTAATTACTTTAAAAATTGGAAAGAACGTTATGGATTTTTAAAATTTTCTATTTTTGAAAAATGCATTTTAATACATTGCGTATCTTTAGGTGAAGTAAATTCAATTATACCATTAATAAAAATAATAAAAAAGAAACATATAAATGTACCAATCTTACTAACTACTACTACTTTGACTGGTTTGAATCAAGCAAAAAAACAACTATTAAACTCGGTATATTATGCATATTTACCATATGATTTATTAAGCGTAATAAAAAGATTTTTCAAACACATAAATCCGAAATTAGTAATTCTTGTAGAAAGAGAAATATGGCCAAATTTAATTAAAGCATTATATTTAAAAAATATTCCGATTGTATTAGCTAATGCAAGATTGTCTGAAAGATCTTTTAAAAAGTATAAAAAAATTAAAATTTTTATTACAAATATTTTAAATTATATCAATATTATTGCTTCTCATAGTTATGAAGACGGCAGAAGATTTTTAGATTTGGGTATAAATAAAAAAAATCTAAAAATAATTGGTAATATTAAATTTGATATAAATTATACTTTTAATTTACGAAAAAAAACATATATAAATTTTATACGACAGAATTGTTGCGTATGGATTGCCGCTAGTACGCATCCGGGAGAAGAAAAAATTGTATTAAAATTACACAAAAATTTATTAAAAAAATTTCCAAACTTAATATTAATTCTTGCTCCTAGGCATCCTGAAAGATTTAAAAAAGTATCTCGAATAATTAAAAAATTTAAATTGAATTTTATTACTTACAAAAATAGAAACAATATTACTCCTTCTACAAATGTAATTTTGTATAACGAAATAGGAAAATTAGTACATTTTTATAAAATTTCAGATATAGCATTTATTGGAGGTAGTCTTTTAAATTATGGAGGGCATAATCCGATAGAAGCAGCAATAAATAAAGTACCTATAATTACAGGTCCATTTGTCAGAAATTTTTATGATATTAATACAAAATTAAAGCAAAGCAACGCATTAATTATGGCAAATAATTATGATGAACTTATTGTATGGATGAAAATTTTACTATTTAATAAAGATTTACGTCTTGCATACGGATTACGAGCCTTCAAAACATGTTATAAATATCGAGGAGCATCAAATAACTTATTCCATTTAATTCAACCATTTTTAAGAAATAACTAA
- the epmB gene encoding EF-P beta-lysylation protein EpmB, with protein sequence MRHIFYIQVKKINIVLNKKKLIFNNLWLKELSDSITDPLDLLKYLGLDHKQHLLDGIQASKLFSFRVPKFFADLMEKGNEKDPLFLQVFTRYEEIIKFPKFVKDPLQEQNNQHDNYGFIKKYKNRLLILLTGYCVINCRYCFRRHFPYSKHALNQSRWDIIYQYIKKNKNINEIILSGGDPLMEKDKSLDKIITNLENISHLTTLRIHTRMLTLLPNRITQFLCERLISCSLNTVLVTHINHHHEISEKFKKKIKFLHHSKVILLNQSVLLRKVNDNALTLFKLHQALFKIGIIPYYLHMLDNVLGAAHFHVSECKAKKIMIKLLEISSGYLVPKFVKEVPGKKSKVLINLEF encoded by the coding sequence ATGCGTCATATATTTTATATACAGGTGAAAAAAATTAATATTGTGCTAAATAAAAAAAAATTAATTTTTAATAATCTTTGGTTAAAAGAACTTTCTGATTCTATCACAGATCCTTTAGATTTATTAAAATATCTTGGATTAGATCATAAACAACATTTACTAGATGGAATTCAAGCAAGCAAACTATTTTCATTTCGAGTTCCTAAATTTTTTGCTGATTTAATGGAAAAAGGAAATGAAAAAGATCCTCTATTTTTACAAGTATTTACTAGATATGAAGAAATTATCAAATTTCCAAAATTTGTTAAAGATCCTCTTCAAGAACAAAACAATCAACATGACAATTATGGATTTATAAAAAAATATAAAAATCGTTTGTTAATTTTATTAACAGGATATTGCGTAATAAATTGCAGATATTGTTTTCGACGACATTTTCCTTATTCTAAACATGCTTTAAATCAATCACGATGGGATATTATTTATCAATATATTAAAAAAAATAAAAATATAAATGAAATTATTTTATCTGGAGGAGATCCATTAATGGAGAAAGATAAGTCATTAGATAAAATTATTACTAATTTAGAAAATATTTCGCATCTAACTACACTGCGTATTCATACCAGAATGCTTACTTTATTACCTAATAGAATAACTCAATTTTTATGCGAAAGATTAATATCTTGTTCGTTAAATACTGTTTTAGTCACACATATTAATCATCATCATGAAATTAGTGAAAAATTTAAAAAAAAAATTAAATTTTTACATCACAGCAAAGTAATATTATTGAATCAAAGTGTACTGTTACGCAAAGTTAATGATAATGCATTAACATTATTTAAATTACATCAAGCATTATTTAAAATCGGTATAATTCCTTATTATTTGCACATGTTAGATAATGTATTAGGAGCGGCACATTTTCATGTATCAGAATGTAAAGCAAAAAAGATTATGATAAAACTTTTAGAAATTTCTTCCGGTTATCTTGTACCTAAATTTGTTAAAGAAGTGCCTGGAAAAAAAAGCAAAGTATTAATAAATTTGGAGTTTTAA
- the efp gene encoding elongation factor P, which translates to MTHYYNVNQLRSGLKILLNHEPYLVLNNQFVKPGKGQPFNRIRLKKITSGKIVDKIFKSNENCISANIHEVIAKTIYQNTNHWYFMKKKNFEQFYVKKTILGENNRWIIEQIECTVTFWNQNPICINLPRFINIKVLDTRNQSKKDTSQSSNKSIILITGAVIKAPLFVQKDDIIKIDTRTGEYVSRKNKK; encoded by the coding sequence ATGACGCATTATTATAACGTAAATCAATTACGTTCGGGATTAAAAATTTTATTAAATCATGAACCATATTTGGTACTAAATAATCAATTTGTAAAACCCGGCAAAGGTCAACCGTTTAATCGTATAAGATTAAAAAAAATAACTTCAGGAAAAATTGTTGACAAAATATTTAAATCAAACGAAAATTGTATTTCCGCTAACATTCATGAAGTTATTGCAAAAACTATTTATCAAAATACTAATCACTGGTATTTTATGAAAAAAAAGAATTTTGAACAATTTTATGTCAAAAAAACTATACTAGGTGAAAATAATAGATGGATCATAGAACAAATCGAATGTACAGTTACATTTTGGAATCAAAATCCAATTTGTATTAATTTACCTAGATTTATAAATATCAAAGTTCTAGACACGCGTAATCAATCAAAAAAAGATACTTCACAATCTAGTAATAAATCAATTATTTTAATTACTGGTGCAGTTATAAAAGCTCCATTATTTGTACAAAAAGATGATATTATTAAAATAGATACACGTACTGGAGAATATGTTTCTAGAAAAAATAAAAAATAA
- the ispH gene encoding 4-hydroxy-3-methylbut-2-enyl diphosphate reductase has product MKIFLANPRGMCAGVERAINIANNSLKIYGPPIYIHHELVHNKYVVDCLKQKGMIFVENIKNVPKNSILIFSAHGVSKRVQKLAQERYLTILDATCPLVKKVHHEVSKSSLRGKEVILIGHKNHPEVIGTLGQYENKKGKIYLIESLKDVQKLKVKNVDNLCFTTQTTLSIEETSKIILKLKKRFPKIHGPHKQDICFATENRQNAVKLLIKFVDIMLVVGSKNSSNSNRLLELAKKSKKPAYLIDNNQDLNIFWFKNVKKIGITSGASAPEILTEQIISHLKHVFNFSISIYNVPGKKENVTFSVPKELQI; this is encoded by the coding sequence ATGAAAATATTTTTAGCTAATCCAAGAGGAATGTGTGCAGGAGTAGAGCGAGCGATTAATATTGCAAATAATTCTTTAAAAATATATGGTCCTCCTATTTACATTCATCATGAATTAGTGCATAACAAATACGTAGTAGATTGCTTAAAACAAAAAGGCATGATTTTTGTTGAAAATATCAAAAATGTACCAAAAAATTCAATTTTAATTTTTTCTGCTCATGGAGTATCAAAAAGAGTTCAAAAATTAGCTCAAGAACGTTACTTAACAATATTAGACGCTACATGTCCGTTAGTTAAAAAAGTGCATCATGAAGTATCTAAATCTAGCTTAAGAGGCAAAGAGGTAATTTTAATAGGTCATAAAAATCATCCAGAAGTGATTGGAACACTTGGTCAATATGAAAATAAAAAAGGTAAAATTTATTTAATAGAATCTTTAAAAGATGTGCAAAAATTAAAAGTCAAAAATGTTGATAATTTGTGTTTTACTACACAAACTACTTTATCAATTGAAGAAACTTCTAAAATTATTTTAAAATTAAAAAAGAGATTTCCTAAAATTCATGGTCCACATAAACAAGATATTTGTTTCGCTACTGAAAATAGACAAAATGCAGTTAAATTACTTATAAAATTTGTAGATATAATGTTAGTTGTTGGATCAAAAAACTCTTCGAATTCTAATCGATTGTTAGAATTAGCAAAAAAATCCAAGAAACCAGCATATTTAATTGATAATAATCAAGATCTTAATATTTTTTGGTTTAAAAATGTCAAAAAAATTGGTATTACTTCTGGTGCATCAGCTCCAGAAATTTTAACTGAACAAATTATTTCTCATTTAAAACATGTTTTTAATTTTTCTATTTCTATATATAATGTTCCAGGAAAAAAAGAAAACGTCACTTTTTCCGTACCGAAAGAATTACAAATATAA
- a CDS encoding inositol monophosphatase family protein yields the protein MHPILNIAIYAVREAGKLINKNYGMLFSINNIEHNKNLLNVSHTSALLIKNIINKFYPKHIFFNIYQNDKPRFFSKIKWIVDPLNGFENFINNLPHFSISIAVQVNLKTEIAVIYDPIRNELFSAIRGKGAQLNGYRVRIKKHKNLAYSILSSTSDFIKNKHDCNFIKQLFLKYQSFRCTGSIALDLAYVAAGRFSAFFNMKSKIKKIFVGGELLIRESGGIVTDFIGGHDYLVSGNILAGNPYIVKEILLDIKNNLNLKN from the coding sequence ATGCATCCAATACTTAACATTGCTATTTATGCAGTAAGAGAAGCAGGAAAGTTAATTAATAAAAACTATGGAATGTTATTTTCTATTAATAATATAGAACATAATAAAAATTTATTAAACGTCAGTCATACTTCGGCACTTTTAATTAAAAATATTATTAATAAATTTTATCCAAAACATATATTTTTTAATATTTATCAAAATGATAAGCCACGTTTTTTTTCTAAAATAAAATGGATCGTTGATCCATTAAATGGCTTCGAAAATTTTATTAACAATTTACCACATTTTTCTATTTCAATTGCGGTGCAAGTAAATTTAAAAACAGAAATTGCAGTGATATATGACCCAATTAGAAATGAATTATTCAGTGCAATTCGAGGAAAAGGGGCACAATTAAACGGATATCGAGTTAGAATTAAAAAACATAAAAATTTAGCATATTCAATTTTATCAAGTACATCAGATTTTATAAAAAATAAGCACGATTGCAATTTTATAAAACAGTTATTTTTAAAATATCAAAGTTTTCGTTGCACAGGATCTATAGCATTAGACTTGGCATATGTTGCAGCAGGTCGTTTTTCAGCGTTTTTTAATATGAAGTCAAAAATCAAAAAAATATTTGTTGGTGGAGAGTTGTTAATACGTGAATCTGGAGGAATAGTAACTGATTTTATTGGAGGTCACGATTATTTAGTTTCTGGAAATATTTTGGCTGGAAATCCATATATTGTAAAAGAAATACTATTAGACATTAAAAATAATTTAAATTTAAAAAATTAA
- the glnS gene encoding glutamine--tRNA ligase, with product MKKKKIPSNFIYKIINKDLCTKKCIKIRTRFPPEPNGYLHLGHAKSICLNFQIAKNFQGTCNLRFDDTNPKTQHKKYIEAIKNDIKWLRFQWYGTVRYASDYFDKIYYFAIELIKKNLAYVEELSSDEIRKYRGSLTKIGQNSPYRDRSIQENLYLFEKMRNGNFTEGSACLRAKIDMKSPFIIMRDPILYRIRFRSHHHTKNKWCIYPTYDFSHCISDAIEEITHSLCTLEFQDNRQLYNWILKNVSIQFLPKQYEFSRINLEYTVMSKRKLKILVKNNIVDGWDDPRMPTISGLRRRGYTPSSIRAFCNLIGITKQNNIIDISLLESCIKKELNVTAIRFMAVINPVLLILENLADTYEKVIEVFNHPNNHNMGKRKIFLHKKIYIDRSDFSEKQNILYKRLSLGKKVKLRHSYVIIANRIEKNETGEIKTIFCTCYKKYDKNSELKDSNKIGVIHWVSAKNNIPAEFRFYQNLFTHVNPDNIKDFLSFLNPNSLKIYHGVIENSITKNHIKYPIQFERIGYFFADQYNNNKNLIFNLITHLSKKWKIV from the coding sequence ATGAAAAAAAAAAAAATACCATCAAACTTTATTTATAAAATTATTAATAAAGATCTTTGTACCAAAAAATGCATAAAAATTCGTACAAGATTTCCACCTGAACCTAATGGATATTTACATTTAGGTCATGCAAAATCAATTTGTTTAAATTTTCAAATAGCAAAAAATTTTCAAGGAACATGCAATTTACGCTTTGATGATACTAATCCAAAAACACAACATAAAAAATATATAGAAGCAATTAAAAATGATATAAAATGGTTAAGGTTTCAATGGTACGGAACAGTGCGTTATGCATCGGATTATTTTGATAAAATATATTATTTTGCGATAGAATTAATCAAGAAAAATTTGGCATATGTAGAAGAACTTTCTTCAGATGAAATTCGTAAATATCGTGGATCATTGACTAAAATCGGTCAAAATAGTCCCTATAGAGATAGAAGCATACAAGAAAATTTATATTTATTTGAAAAAATGCGTAATGGAAATTTTACTGAAGGTTCTGCGTGTCTACGTGCTAAAATTGACATGAAATCTCCTTTTATAATTATGAGAGATCCTATTTTGTATAGAATTAGATTTAGAAGTCATCACCATACAAAAAATAAATGGTGCATTTATCCTACGTATGACTTTAGTCATTGTATTTCAGATGCAATTGAAGAAATTACACATTCTTTATGCACTTTAGAATTTCAAGATAATAGACAATTATATAACTGGATATTAAAAAACGTTTCAATACAGTTTTTGCCAAAACAATATGAATTTTCTCGAATAAATTTAGAGTATACTGTAATGTCTAAAAGAAAATTAAAAATTTTAGTAAAAAATAATATTGTAGATGGATGGGATGATCCCAGAATGCCAACTATTTCTGGATTAAGAAGACGAGGTTATACGCCATCATCTATTCGCGCATTTTGCAATCTAATTGGAATTACTAAACAAAATAACATAATTGATATATCATTGTTAGAATCTTGTATCAAAAAAGAACTAAATGTAACTGCAATCAGATTTATGGCAGTCATAAATCCCGTTTTGTTAATACTAGAAAATCTTGCAGATACATATGAAAAAGTTATAGAAGTTTTTAATCATCCTAACAACCATAATATGGGAAAAAGAAAAATTTTTTTGCATAAAAAAATATATATTGATCGATCAGATTTTTCTGAAAAACAAAATATTTTATACAAGCGTTTGTCTTTAGGAAAAAAAGTAAAACTGAGACATTCTTATGTGATAATTGCAAATCGTATTGAAAAAAATGAAACAGGAGAAATTAAAACTATATTTTGTACGTGTTATAAAAAGTATGATAAAAATTCAGAATTGAAAGATTCTAATAAAATAGGAGTTATTCATTGGGTTTCGGCTAAAAATAATATCCCTGCTGAATTTAGGTTTTATCAAAATTTGTTTACTCATGTCAATCCGGATAATATAAAAGATTTTCTATCTTTTTTAAATCCTAATTCTTTAAAAATTTATCATGGCGTGATAGAAAATAGCATAACAAAAAATCATATTAAATATCCAATTCAATTTGAACGTATAGGGTATTTTTTTGCTGATCAGTATAATAATAATAAAAATTTAATATTTAATTTAATAACACATTTATCTAAAAAATGGAAAATAGTTTAG
- the purT gene encoding formate-dependent phosphoribosylglycinamide formyltransferase encodes MITIKTALCKNSTRVMLLGSGELGKEIAIECQRMGMEVIAVDRYSNAPAMHVAHRQHIIDMLNAKELERCITIEQPNFIVPEIESIDTNTLVKLEKNGYRVVPSAYAVHTTMNRKLIRHLTSKILRIPTSKYQFASNYQEAKKNVKNLGFPCIIKPIMSSSGKGQSFINHENEIDVAWEKSQKYGRVQKQEVIIEKYIPFDFEFTLLAVSSVDGIHFCLPIGHFQENGDYKSSWQPQKMSVDVLKKAKKISKKIISQLGGHGVFGVEFFVYKEKIIFSEISPRPHDTGMVTLISQDLSEFALHVRAFLGIPINKINHYGPSSSAVLFGKNLYGNSISFSNLEIIKKNQQIRIFSKPKIYGFRRLGVLLDRSKTVQESILNSQNTANKIFIQT; translated from the coding sequence ATGATTACTATTAAAACAGCTTTATGCAAAAATTCTACACGCGTCATGCTATTAGGATCTGGAGAACTAGGCAAAGAAATTGCTATCGAATGTCAAAGAATGGGCATGGAAGTAATTGCTGTTGATCGCTATTCTAACGCCCCAGCAATGCACGTTGCACATCGTCAACATATAATCGATATGTTGAATGCAAAAGAATTAGAACGTTGTATTACCATTGAACAACCAAATTTTATTGTTCCAGAAATTGAATCAATTGACACAAATACATTGGTGAAATTAGAAAAAAATGGATATCGAGTGGTACCTTCTGCATATGCTGTACATACCACTATGAACCGAAAATTAATTCGGCATCTAACATCTAAAATATTAAGAATTCCTACTTCTAAATATCAATTTGCTTCTAATTACCAAGAAGCAAAAAAAAACGTAAAAAATTTAGGATTTCCATGTATTATTAAACCAATAATGAGTTCTTCGGGTAAAGGTCAAAGTTTTATTAATCATGAAAATGAAATTGATGTCGCATGGGAGAAATCTCAAAAATATGGCAGAGTCCAGAAACAAGAAGTAATAATCGAAAAATATATACCCTTTGATTTTGAATTTACGTTACTTGCAGTAAGTTCTGTCGATGGCATTCATTTTTGCCTGCCTATTGGGCATTTTCAAGAAAATGGAGATTATAAATCATCTTGGCAGCCTCAAAAAATGAGCGTTGATGTTTTGAAAAAAGCAAAGAAAATTTCCAAAAAAATAATTTCTCAATTAGGAGGACACGGAGTTTTTGGAGTAGAGTTTTTCGTATATAAGGAAAAAATAATCTTCAGTGAAATTTCACCTAGGCCTCATGATACAGGAATGGTAACATTAATTTCTCAAGATTTGTCTGAATTTGCTTTACATGTTCGTGCTTTTCTTGGTATTCCAATAAATAAAATTAATCATTACGGCCCATCTTCTTCTGCGGTTTTATTCGGTAAAAATTTATATGGAAACTCGATTAGTTTTAGCAATTTGGAAATAATAAAAAAAAATCAACAAATTCGTATATTTTCCAAACCAAAAATATATGGCTTTCGTAGGTTAGGTGTGTTATTAGATCGTTCTAAAACAGTTCAAGAATCTATTTTAAACTCTCAAAATACTGCTAATAAAATTTTTATTCAAACTTAA
- the coaD gene encoding pantetheine-phosphate adenylyltransferase — MNLKKAILPGTFDPITNGHINLINRAIKIFDYILILVANNFKKKQLFNLKERVLHVKKATQHLSNVQVISISTLTMNFAKKKKFNVIIRGLRNIFDFEYELKMLKINKYLYPEIESIFMISDDCWSHVSSSMIKEIIHYGGNVDLLLPKYIVQEIKTRIQQ; from the coding sequence GTGAACTTAAAAAAAGCTATATTACCAGGAACATTCGATCCTATTACTAATGGGCATATTAATTTAATTAATCGTGCCATTAAAATATTCGATTATATTTTAATATTAGTTGCAAACAATTTTAAAAAAAAACAATTGTTCAATTTAAAAGAACGCGTTTTGCATGTAAAAAAAGCAACGCAACACTTGTCAAATGTTCAAGTAATAAGCATTAGTACATTAACTATGAACTTTGCAAAAAAAAAAAAATTCAATGTTATAATTCGAGGATTACGTAATATATTTGATTTCGAATACGAATTAAAAATGTTAAAAATTAACAAATATCTTTATCCAGAAATAGAAAGTATTTTTATGATATCAGACGATTGTTGGTCACATGTATCGTCTAGTATGATAAAAGAAATCATACATTACGGGGGTAATGTAGATTTGTTATTACCAAAATACATTGTGCAAGAAATAAAAACACGTATTCAACAATAG
- a CDS encoding aminotransferase class V-fold PLP-dependent enzyme: protein MKLPIYLDYASTTPVDTSVYKKMLCYLKYSGIFGNPASKSHIYGWQAENAVEKSRRSIANLICADTREIIFTSGATESNNLAIKGIACLNKEKKIHIISGKTEHYSVLDTCYALQSKGIELSLLKPQKNGIILPQQLKKELRKNTVLVSLMHVNNETGIIQDIELFGKICRSSGILFHVDATQSIGKIAIDLRKIPVDLMSFNAHKIYGPKGIGVLFIRRRPPIYLKAQMHGGGQENSFRPGTLPVHQIVGMGEACRLIQKKMHEENKKIEKLRKILINGIQEKNKIIFNGDQENNVPHILNISFPGIDSRLILSSLKDLAISTGSACTSGDFHESHVLQSMGVSRLLSSNSIRISLGRFNSEEEIRFAVNHINNIIPNLN from the coding sequence GTGAAACTTCCAATATATCTAGATTATGCATCTACTACTCCTGTAGATACAAGTGTATACAAAAAAATGTTATGCTACTTGAAATATAGCGGAATCTTTGGTAATCCAGCTTCAAAATCACATATTTACGGATGGCAAGCAGAAAATGCTGTGGAAAAATCAAGAAGAAGTATAGCAAATTTAATTTGTGCAGACACACGAGAAATTATTTTTACTTCCGGTGCAACAGAATCTAATAATCTAGCAATTAAAGGAATTGCTTGTCTAAATAAAGAAAAAAAAATACATATCATTTCTGGAAAAACAGAACACTATTCAGTTTTAGATACTTGCTATGCGTTACAGTCAAAAGGGATAGAGCTGAGTTTATTAAAACCTCAAAAAAACGGAATTATTTTACCTCAACAACTTAAAAAAGAACTGCGTAAAAATACTGTTTTAGTGTCTCTTATGCATGTCAACAATGAAACTGGAATTATTCAAGATATAGAATTATTTGGAAAAATCTGCCGTTCTTCAGGAATATTATTCCACGTCGATGCTACTCAAAGCATCGGTAAAATAGCAATAGATCTTCGTAAAATCCCAGTAGATTTAATGTCGTTTAATGCTCATAAAATTTATGGACCTAAAGGAATTGGAGTATTATTTATACGCAGAAGACCTCCTATATATTTAAAAGCACAAATGCATGGAGGAGGTCAAGAAAATAGCTTCAGACCAGGAACATTACCTGTACATCAAATTGTCGGCATGGGAGAAGCGTGTCGTTTAATACAAAAAAAAATGCATGAAGAAAATAAAAAAATTGAAAAACTTCGAAAGATTTTAATTAATGGAATACAAGAAAAAAATAAAATTATATTTAATGGAGATCAAGAAAATAATGTGCCGCATATATTAAATATATCGTTTCCAGGAATTGACAGCAGATTAATTTTATCTTCATTGAAAGATCTGGCGATTTCTACAGGATCAGCTTGTACATCAGGAGATTTTCATGAATCTCACGTATTACAATCAATGGGCGTTAGTCGTTTGCTATCTAGTAATTCAATTCGTATTTCATTAGGAAGATTTAATTCTGAAGAAGAAATAAGATTTGCTGTTAATCATATTAATAATATTATACCTAATTTAAATTAA
- a CDS encoding bactofilin family protein → MKKNNTKKLISNFSYDFILNYIWTGWIVALIAYLNNNILLCTFTSALVISLFIFYYFKIRNNKKSSIYKKYDQDKNIYIPKIIEEKNNVTYQYSKIHDTVLSKNTIFIGNVQIKGNIHISGKIHGNIQAKENTVYVLQTGKIKGNIIAKNIIIDGLVKGICTASTVEILKCGKLFGTSQCHTIMIKRGGKFVGIAKEVSKNNKNYYSSHNLLILNPNKKNI, encoded by the coding sequence GTGAAAAAAAATAATACAAAAAAATTAATATCAAATTTTAGCTACGATTTTATTTTAAATTATATCTGGACAGGATGGATTGTGGCATTGATTGCATACTTAAATAATAACATATTACTATGTACGTTCACATCTGCTCTCGTGATATCTCTTTTTATATTTTATTATTTTAAAATTCGTAATAATAAAAAATCTTCAATATACAAAAAATACGATCAAGATAAGAATATATATATCCCAAAAATAATTGAAGAAAAAAATAATGTTACATATCAGTATTCAAAAATTCATGATACTGTATTATCTAAAAACACTATTTTTATTGGGAACGTTCAAATAAAAGGAAATATTCATATTTCAGGAAAAATACACGGAAATATACAAGCTAAAGAAAATACCGTCTATGTTTTACAAACAGGAAAAATTAAAGGAAATATAATTGCAAAAAATATTATTATTGACGGTTTAGTAAAGGGAATATGTACAGCATCTACAGTAGAAATATTAAAATGCGGTAAATTGTTTGGTACTAGCCAATGTCATACAATTATGATTAAACGTGGAGGCAAGTTTGTTGGTATAGCAAAAGAAGTCAGTAAAAACAATAAAAATTATTATTCAAGTCATAACTTGCTTATTTTAAATCCAAATAAAAAAAATATTTAA